In one Dermatophilaceae bacterium Sec6.4 genomic region, the following are encoded:
- the nuoI gene encoding NADH-quinone oxidoreductase subunit NuoI: MFAGVAGFGVTFATMFRKVATEEYPEEKRPTQPRFHGRHQLNRHPDGLEKCVGCELCAWACPADAIFVEGANNDDAAGERFSPGERYGRVYQINYLRCIFCGLCIEACPTRALTMTNEYELADNNRADLIFTKDQLLGPIQSGMLPAPHPMVDGMVERDYYMGKVDGATDAQRAWVDADANHEADRQDKFDPKTRDEGTPSMSAVATGSRNFANQDRGFDRSHAVGGAPDELVAEGGPAGEKKSQEPRDRALLDSETRE; this comes from the coding sequence ATATTTGCCGGTGTCGCCGGTTTCGGGGTGACATTCGCGACTATGTTCCGCAAGGTCGCGACCGAGGAGTATCCGGAGGAGAAGCGCCCGACTCAGCCGCGTTTCCACGGCCGTCATCAGCTGAACCGCCACCCGGACGGTCTGGAGAAGTGCGTCGGCTGCGAGCTGTGTGCGTGGGCTTGTCCGGCGGATGCCATCTTCGTGGAGGGCGCCAACAACGACGATGCTGCCGGTGAGCGTTTCTCGCCCGGTGAGCGGTACGGCCGCGTCTACCAGATCAACTACCTGCGCTGCATCTTCTGTGGACTGTGCATCGAGGCGTGCCCGACCAGGGCGCTCACGATGACCAACGAGTACGAGCTGGCCGACAACAACCGCGCCGACCTGATCTTCACCAAGGATCAGTTGCTGGGCCCGATCCAATCTGGCATGTTGCCCGCGCCGCACCCGATGGTCGACGGCATGGTCGAACGCGACTATTACATGGGCAAGGTCGATGGCGCGACAGATGCACAGCGCGCGTGGGTGGACGCCGACGCGAATCACGAGGCGGACCGGCAAGACAAATTTGACCCGAAAACCCGCGATGAGGGCACGCCGTCGATGTCCGCTGTGGCGACGGGCTCGCGCAATTTCGCGAACCAGGACAGGGGTTTTGACCGTTCGCACGCCGTGGGTGGCGCGCCCGACGAGCTCGTCGCCGAGGGTGGACCGGCCGGCGAGAAGAAATCCCAGGAGCCCAGAGATCGGGCGCTGCTGGACTCGGAGACGAGAGAATGA
- a CDS encoding NADH-quinone oxidoreductase subunit J, with translation MMHLGGAESTLFFFCAPLTVFGALALLFARKAVHAAMGMALCMILLGIFYIAQEAEFLGIIQIFVYSGAVMMLFLFVVMLVGVDSSDSLVETIRGQKVAALLLSLALIGLLASGIGRAAFAPGKGLAAANLAQGGNVGGIANLIFGRYVWVFEVTSALLITAAIGAMMLAHRERLTPKAGQADWSRRRIREGVNVAGLPVPGVYSQHNAVDTPALLPDGSPSELSISRVLRAREQVNHGSAHQLELTEQIEDEVGDMTTKEVGDRQ, from the coding sequence ATGATGCACCTGGGTGGGGCCGAATCCACGCTGTTCTTCTTCTGCGCACCACTGACCGTGTTCGGAGCGCTTGCGCTGCTGTTTGCCCGCAAGGCCGTCCATGCGGCCATGGGTATGGCGTTGTGCATGATTCTGCTGGGGATCTTCTACATCGCCCAGGAGGCTGAGTTCCTCGGGATCATTCAGATCTTCGTGTACTCCGGCGCTGTCATGATGCTGTTCCTCTTCGTCGTCATGCTGGTCGGCGTCGACTCCTCCGACTCGCTCGTGGAGACGATCCGCGGCCAGAAGGTAGCCGCGCTGCTTCTCTCTCTTGCCCTGATCGGCCTGCTGGCCTCGGGAATCGGGCGCGCCGCGTTCGCCCCCGGCAAGGGTTTGGCTGCCGCGAACCTCGCGCAGGGCGGAAATGTAGGCGGTATCGCCAACCTCATCTTCGGCCGCTACGTATGGGTCTTCGAGGTCACCTCGGCGCTGCTGATCACCGCTGCCATCGGCGCGATGATGCTTGCGCACCGCGAGCGGTTGACCCCCAAGGCCGGGCAGGCCGACTGGTCCCGCCGCCGCATCCGCGAGGGTGTCAACGTCGCAGGTCTACCCGTTCCTGGGGTGTACTCCCAGCACAATGCGGTAGACACTCCGGCGTTGCTCCCGGACGGCAGCCCGAGCGAACTCTCGATTTCGCGAGTGCTGCGCGCCCGCGAGCAGGTCAACCACGGCAGCGCCCACCAGTTGGAGCTGACCGAGCAGATCGAGGACGAGGTCGGCGATATGACGACGAAGGAAGTTGGGGACCGCCAATGA
- the nuoK gene encoding NADH-quinone oxidoreductase subunit NuoK: MSIEVYLYLSVILFSIGSATVLLRRNAIIVFMGVELMLNAANLMFVTFARMYGSLEGQVIALFVMVVAAAEVVVGLAIIMSIFRARRSASVDDANLLKL; encoded by the coding sequence ATGAGCATTGAGGTCTACCTCTACCTGTCGGTCATTCTGTTCAGCATCGGCTCCGCCACGGTGCTGTTACGCCGGAACGCCATCATCGTCTTCATGGGGGTGGAGTTGATGCTGAATGCCGCAAACCTCATGTTCGTCACTTTCGCGCGGATGTACGGCTCGTTGGAGGGTCAAGTGATCGCGTTGTTCGTGATGGTTGTCGCTGCCGCCGAAGTCGTCGTCGGCCTGGCGATCATCATGTCCATCTTCCGCGCCCGTCGTTCGGCTTCGGTCGATGACGCGAACCTGTTGAAGCTGTAA
- the nuoL gene encoding NADH-quinone oxidoreductase subunit L, with protein MGSVPLSEPGTVATAASGINQYAWLLIALPLLGAIILMVGGKAMDKAGPLLGVILPGLSFVLGVAMVLHTAGLSSADRAIQSNVHLYDWIDAGSLHLSAGLRVDPLSLTFVLLITFVGTLIHIYSLGYMEHDPAKRRFFAYMNLFVASMLTLVLANSFVGLFVGWEGVGLASYLLIGFWNWNPEYATAANKAFVVNRIGDVGVLLAMLTMYATFGRLDFNGVFAGAAQANTTAVTWIGVFLLVGACGKSAQFPLQSWLGDAMAGPTPVSALIHAATMVTAGVYLIVRSHAIFDAAPNARLAVCVVGAITLVYGAIVGCAKDDMKKALAASTMSQIGYMILAAGLGPIGYVFAIFHLLTHGFFKAGMFLGAGSVMHGMNDQVGMRRFGGLSAVMKITWATFGLGFLAIIGFPLLSGFWSKDKIIEAAFVGEGWRPWVFGGSALIAAGITAFYMARLFFMTFHGKRRWTDDVHPHESPLTMTVPMMVLAVGSAFLGLALGPTNIIINWLEPVTGHTEGDPKIPAALLMVITFVLLCIGVGLAWAMYIRDDVPITPPVGSLVTRAARRDLFQDDLNAAGFQRPGLHLTRALVFADNRGVDGVASGLAAGIGGSSSRIKRVQNGFVRSYALTMLIGVVAILGIVWVVQ; from the coding sequence GTGGGGTCTGTCCCCCTGTCCGAACCCGGAACCGTTGCCACGGCTGCGTCCGGGATCAACCAGTACGCCTGGTTGCTCATCGCGCTACCGCTACTTGGAGCCATCATCCTGATGGTCGGTGGAAAGGCGATGGACAAAGCGGGACCGCTGCTCGGCGTCATTCTGCCCGGTCTGTCCTTCGTGCTCGGTGTGGCGATGGTCCTGCACACCGCAGGTCTGTCGTCTGCTGACCGGGCAATCCAGAGCAATGTGCACCTCTACGACTGGATCGACGCCGGCAGCTTGCATTTGTCGGCTGGCCTGCGCGTTGACCCACTGTCGTTGACCTTCGTACTGCTGATCACCTTCGTCGGCACGCTGATCCACATCTACTCCCTCGGGTACATGGAGCACGACCCCGCCAAGCGGCGGTTCTTCGCCTACATGAACTTGTTCGTGGCCTCGATGCTGACGTTGGTGCTGGCCAACTCGTTCGTCGGGTTGTTCGTCGGCTGGGAGGGTGTCGGTCTGGCGTCCTACCTGCTGATCGGCTTCTGGAACTGGAACCCCGAATATGCAACGGCCGCTAACAAGGCGTTCGTGGTCAACCGCATCGGTGACGTCGGCGTCCTGCTGGCCATGCTCACCATGTACGCGACGTTCGGACGGCTGGACTTCAACGGCGTCTTCGCCGGCGCGGCACAGGCCAACACCACTGCGGTGACCTGGATCGGTGTCTTCCTGCTGGTCGGTGCCTGCGGCAAGTCCGCTCAGTTCCCGCTGCAATCCTGGCTGGGTGATGCGATGGCGGGCCCGACCCCCGTGTCGGCGCTGATCCACGCCGCGACAATGGTGACCGCCGGTGTCTACCTGATCGTGCGTAGCCATGCGATCTTCGATGCCGCACCGAATGCGCGCCTCGCGGTCTGTGTCGTCGGCGCGATTACGTTGGTCTACGGCGCGATCGTCGGTTGCGCCAAGGACGACATGAAGAAGGCGCTGGCCGCCTCCACCATGAGTCAGATCGGCTACATGATCCTGGCCGCTGGGCTCGGGCCGATCGGTTATGTCTTCGCCATCTTCCACCTGCTGACGCATGGCTTCTTCAAGGCCGGGATGTTCCTCGGCGCCGGTTCGGTGATGCACGGTATGAACGACCAGGTCGGGATGCGCCGGTTCGGCGGTTTGTCGGCGGTCATGAAGATCACCTGGGCCACCTTCGGCCTGGGCTTCCTGGCAATCATCGGGTTCCCCCTGCTGTCCGGTTTCTGGTCCAAGGACAAGATCATCGAAGCTGCGTTCGTCGGTGAAGGCTGGCGACCGTGGGTCTTCGGTGGCTCAGCGCTGATCGCGGCCGGCATCACGGCCTTCTACATGGCGAGGTTGTTCTTCATGACTTTCCACGGCAAGCGCCGCTGGACCGACGACGTGCACCCGCACGAATCCCCGTTGACGATGACCGTCCCGATGATGGTCCTGGCGGTTGGATCGGCTTTCCTCGGTCTGGCTCTGGGCCCGACGAACATCATCATCAACTGGCTCGAGCCGGTCACCGGACACACCGAGGGCGACCCCAAGATCCCGGCAGCGCTGCTGATGGTGATCACCTTCGTGCTGCTGTGCATCGGGGTGGGGTTGGCGTGGGCGATGTACATCCGCGACGACGTGCCTATCACGCCGCCGGTCGGATCCCTGGTAACGCGCGCTGCACGTCGTGACCTCTTCCAGGACGACCTCAACGCGGCCGGTTTCCAGCGTCCCGGTCTGCATCTGACCCGGGCCCTGGTCTTCGCGGACAACCGCGGGGTGGACGGTGTGGCCAGTGGCCTGGCCGCCGGGATCGGTGGTTCGTCCTCGCGCATCAAACGTGTTCAGAACGGCTTCGTGCGGTCCTACGCCCTCACCATGTTGATCGGCGTCGTCGCAATCCTCGGCATTGTTTGGGTGGTGCAGTAA
- a CDS encoding NADH-quinone oxidoreductase subunit M, which translates to MTSSFPWLTVIGLIPLVTAIVVLALPTPAAERIARPVALAGSVIALVLGLVLWSQYKTGKVGSQFQFVETHQWIPQFGVSYQVGIDGLALALILMSLVLVPVSLLAAWKDVPADGSRRMQNYFALMLVLETFMIGVFSATDVFLFYVFFEAMLIPVYFLIGSFGGPRRQYAAVKFLLFSLLGGFVMLIAVIAIYQYGPGGDNGFLLSSLTGLKLGTWPGRWMFLGFFFAFAVKAPMWPVHTWLPDAASESKPAVAVLLVGVLDKVGTFGMIRFCLQLFPDASKWATPVIIVLALISIVYGAVVAIGQTDMMRLIAYTSVSHFGFIVLGIFAMTTTSLAGSDLYMVNHGITTAALFLFAGFLIMRGKSRDIRDYGGWQRVTPALAGVTLIAGLSALSLPGMNSFISEFLVMVGTFQRYKAAGGIATVVVILAALYALLMYKNIFTGPPPAAVADGDGHTGVDADGPRGGDPYTGELLPVGSGPLALNLSADSDPRRQLAQREPGGEPSLGGHTAPTGSSLKVPDLDLRERVVAGVLVVLIVALGFFPKPVLDIIRPATNATMQLVQMTDPAPSVPSSQVNSK; encoded by the coding sequence ATGACCTCGAGTTTCCCCTGGCTGACAGTGATCGGCCTGATTCCACTGGTAACCGCGATCGTCGTACTCGCGCTCCCGACGCCCGCTGCCGAGCGCATCGCGCGACCGGTGGCACTGGCCGGATCGGTCATCGCGCTGGTCCTCGGACTGGTGCTGTGGAGTCAGTACAAGACCGGCAAGGTCGGATCGCAGTTCCAGTTCGTCGAGACCCACCAGTGGATTCCGCAGTTCGGCGTTTCCTACCAGGTCGGCATCGACGGTCTCGCACTTGCGTTGATCCTGATGAGCCTCGTGCTCGTACCGGTCTCGCTGCTCGCGGCCTGGAAGGACGTCCCCGCTGACGGCAGTCGCCGGATGCAGAACTACTTCGCGCTGATGCTGGTGCTGGAGACCTTCATGATCGGGGTCTTCTCAGCCACGGACGTCTTCCTGTTCTATGTCTTCTTCGAAGCGATGCTGATCCCGGTTTACTTCCTGATCGGGTCCTTCGGCGGCCCGCGCCGCCAGTACGCCGCAGTGAAGTTCCTGCTCTTCAGCCTGCTCGGTGGATTCGTGATGCTGATCGCGGTCATCGCCATCTACCAGTACGGCCCCGGCGGCGACAACGGATTCCTGTTGTCCAGCCTGACCGGCTTGAAGCTGGGCACCTGGCCCGGCCGTTGGATGTTCCTCGGCTTCTTCTTCGCGTTCGCTGTCAAGGCGCCGATGTGGCCGGTCCACACCTGGCTGCCGGACGCCGCATCCGAGAGCAAGCCGGCGGTTGCTGTGTTGCTGGTTGGTGTGCTCGACAAGGTCGGCACCTTCGGAATGATCCGCTTCTGCCTGCAGCTCTTCCCGGACGCCAGTAAATGGGCGACCCCGGTGATCATCGTGCTGGCGCTGATCTCGATCGTCTACGGCGCCGTCGTAGCGATCGGGCAGACCGACATGATGCGGCTGATCGCGTACACCTCGGTCAGCCACTTCGGTTTCATCGTGCTGGGTATCTTCGCGATGACGACCACCTCACTGGCGGGTTCGGACCTCTACATGGTCAACCACGGGATCACCACGGCCGCGTTGTTCCTCTTCGCGGGCTTCCTGATCATGCGCGGCAAAAGCCGGGATATCCGCGACTACGGCGGCTGGCAGCGGGTCACCCCTGCCCTGGCCGGTGTCACTCTGATCGCCGGACTGTCGGCGCTGTCACTGCCTGGGATGAACTCCTTCATCTCCGAGTTCCTGGTGATGGTCGGTACCTTCCAGCGGTACAAGGCAGCTGGTGGGATCGCGACGGTCGTGGTGATCCTCGCAGCCCTCTACGCACTGCTGATGTACAAGAACATCTTCACCGGGCCGCCGCCGGCCGCTGTAGCGGACGGCGATGGTCATACCGGTGTTGACGCCGACGGTCCTCGCGGGGGCGACCCCTACACGGGCGAGTTGCTGCCGGTCGGTTCTGGCCCGTTGGCCTTGAACCTGTCTGCCGACAGTGACCCCCGTCGCCAGCTGGCGCAGCGCGAACCGGGCGGTGAGCCCAGCCTCGGCGGGCACACGGCGCCCACCGGCTCGAGTTTGAAGGTGCCCGATCTGGACCTGCGTGAGCGGGTCGTCGCCGGTGTGCTGGTTGTGCTGATCGTGGCTCTCGGCTTCTTCCCGAAGCCGGTGCTCGACATCATCCGTCCCGCAACCAACGCAACCATGCAGCTGGTCCAGATGACCGATCCGGCGCCCAGCGTCCCGAGCAGTCAGGTGAACTCGAAGTGA
- the nuoN gene encoding NADH-quinone oxidoreductase subunit NuoN, whose product MIAAATGFSQVKIEYAAVLPMLVVLGAAMVGVLVEAFAPRTLRYALQVGVTLVGLLVAFLALVLGAKNHQAVTAGGSVVIDGPALMFQGAILVLAFLAVMVMSERFQGSSLDAFTQSGASVPGSPMETNAVRLGATSTEVFPLVLFAVGGMMLFPASGDLLTVFIALEVLSLPLYILTGLARRRRLLSQEASMKYFLLGAFSSAFFLFGAALVFGFAGSLNFSNIAAAIATGGDRDGILIPGVLLVAVGLLFKIGAIPFHAWTPDAYQGAPTPVSGFMAACTKVAAFGAFLRVFYVAFPGMAWNWQPVVTVVAILTMVVGAVMLVTQTDIKRLLAYSSIVQAGFILVGVVALDRAAVTGTVVYVVTYGLATIAAFALVAMVRSGGNEATHLSQWAGLAKTNPVVGGLMALMMIAFAGIPLTSLFTAKYAIFSAAVGHGGTWLAVIGVVFSAVAAFVYVRVVVLMYFSEPTGDTVVLPPSVLSAAAITACAVLTVALGVFPSPLLDMANHYSQFMR is encoded by the coding sequence GTGATTGCCGCCGCAACCGGCTTCTCCCAGGTCAAGATCGAATACGCCGCCGTCCTGCCCATGCTGGTGGTCCTGGGCGCGGCGATGGTGGGTGTCCTCGTCGAAGCATTCGCGCCGCGTACCTTGCGGTACGCCTTACAGGTAGGCGTCACACTCGTCGGTCTTCTCGTCGCATTTCTGGCCTTGGTGCTGGGCGCGAAGAATCATCAGGCCGTGACAGCGGGCGGCTCAGTCGTCATCGACGGTCCGGCGCTGATGTTCCAGGGCGCAATCCTGGTGCTGGCCTTCCTGGCGGTCATGGTGATGTCCGAGCGGTTCCAGGGGTCCTCGCTGGACGCCTTCACGCAGTCCGGCGCCTCCGTGCCGGGGTCGCCGATGGAGACGAACGCTGTCCGCCTGGGAGCGACCTCGACGGAGGTCTTCCCGCTGGTGCTGTTCGCCGTCGGCGGGATGATGCTGTTCCCGGCGTCCGGTGACCTGCTGACGGTCTTCATCGCGCTGGAAGTACTGTCGTTGCCGCTTTATATCCTGACCGGCCTGGCTCGTCGTCGTCGGCTGCTGTCGCAGGAGGCTTCGATGAAGTACTTCCTGCTCGGCGCCTTCTCCTCGGCGTTCTTCCTCTTCGGTGCGGCACTCGTCTTCGGGTTCGCCGGTTCGCTGAACTTCTCCAATATCGCCGCTGCTATCGCCACTGGCGGGGACCGCGACGGGATCCTGATCCCGGGTGTCCTGCTGGTTGCGGTAGGGCTGCTGTTCAAGATCGGCGCGATTCCGTTCCACGCGTGGACCCCGGACGCCTACCAGGGCGCACCGACCCCGGTCTCGGGTTTCATGGCCGCCTGTACGAAGGTTGCGGCGTTCGGAGCTTTCCTACGCGTCTTCTATGTCGCGTTTCCCGGTATGGCGTGGAACTGGCAGCCGGTCGTGACGGTCGTCGCGATCCTCACGATGGTGGTCGGTGCAGTCATGCTGGTCACCCAGACCGACATCAAGCGACTGCTGGCCTACAGCTCGATCGTGCAGGCCGGTTTCATCCTCGTCGGTGTCGTGGCGTTGGACCGGGCGGCAGTGACCGGAACAGTCGTATATGTCGTGACCTACGGTCTGGCGACGATCGCTGCTTTCGCACTCGTCGCCATGGTGCGCTCCGGTGGTAACGAAGCCACCCACCTGTCCCAGTGGGCCGGGCTCGCCAAGACGAACCCGGTCGTCGGCGGGCTGATGGCGCTGATGATGATCGCGTTCGCGGGTATCCCGTTGACCTCGCTCTTCACGGCGAAGTACGCGATCTTCTCGGCCGCAGTCGGGCACGGTGGCACCTGGCTGGCGGTGATCGGTGTGGTCTTCAGCGCTGTCGCGGCGTTCGTCTACGTGCGCGTCGTGGTGCTGATGTACTTCTCCGAACCCACCGGCGACACCGTCGTGCTGCCGCCCTCCGTGTTGAGTGCCGCCGCGATCACCGCGTGCGCTGTGCTGACCGTTGCGCTGGGTGTCTTCCCGTCGCCGCTGCTGGACATGGCCAACCATTATTCGCAGTTCATGCGATGA
- a CDS encoding polyprenyl synthetase family protein produces MPEIGDALDEKLREGLELVDQRLAEVVRHDDEFIRGASHHLLDAGGKRFRPLLTLLVSELGTGRNEQVVDAAAGVELTHLASLYHDDVMDEATLRRGVRAANLAYDNSTAILIGDLLFGRASQLVAGLGSEAVRIQADTFVRLCAGQIEDDRQAPEGADPTEYYLQVLAGKTGSLISTAARYGGMFAGVPAPTIELLARYGELLGMVFQLSDDVLDVASDREESGKEAGADLREGVTTLPVLYVRSSTDPADARLQDLLSRPLTDTGEHTEALGLLRAHKAMQQAQDHTMAVAMQAVRLLDGLPDGEAVRALRALPPSVAARTA; encoded by the coding sequence GTGCCCGAGATCGGTGATGCACTCGACGAGAAGTTGCGCGAGGGCCTGGAGTTGGTAGACCAGCGACTGGCCGAGGTTGTCCGCCACGACGACGAGTTCATTCGCGGCGCATCGCATCACCTGCTGGACGCGGGTGGCAAGCGGTTCCGTCCGTTGCTCACGCTGCTGGTCAGCGAGTTGGGCACCGGGCGCAACGAGCAGGTCGTTGACGCAGCGGCGGGTGTCGAGCTGACCCACCTCGCGTCGCTCTATCACGATGACGTGATGGACGAGGCGACCCTCCGCCGCGGAGTGAGAGCAGCCAACCTGGCCTACGACAACTCCACCGCCATCCTCATCGGCGATCTCTTGTTCGGGCGGGCATCGCAGCTGGTTGCCGGTCTCGGATCCGAGGCGGTCCGCATCCAGGCCGACACGTTCGTACGGTTGTGCGCCGGTCAGATCGAGGATGACCGCCAGGCGCCCGAGGGCGCGGACCCGACGGAGTACTACCTGCAGGTGCTCGCGGGGAAGACCGGCTCGCTGATCTCCACTGCGGCCCGCTACGGCGGCATGTTCGCTGGAGTTCCGGCCCCGACGATCGAGCTGCTGGCTCGTTACGGTGAGTTGCTCGGGATGGTCTTCCAGCTGTCCGACGACGTGCTGGACGTGGCCTCCGACCGCGAGGAGTCGGGGAAGGAAGCCGGCGCTGATCTGCGGGAAGGTGTCACTACCTTGCCGGTCCTGTACGTCCGCAGCTCCACCGACCCGGCCGATGCCCGCCTGCAGGACCTTCTCTCGCGGCCGTTGACCGATACCGGTGAACACACTGAAGCGCTGGGATTGCTGCGGGCCCACAAGGCGATGCAGCAGGCGCAGGACCACACGATGGCAGTCGCCATGCAGGCCGTACGCCTCCTGGACGGGTTGCCCGACGGCGAAGCAGTGCGTGCTCTGCGCGCCCTCCCACCGTCCGTAGCTGCGCGCACCGCCTGA
- a CDS encoding Fur family transcriptional regulator, with protein sequence MTVIAEPLLREAGLRVTKPRAAVLGVVQAQPHVDSATVYDLVRAALPDVSRQAVFDALNTFAAVGIVRRIEPAGSPARYELRIGDNHHHLVCRRCGVVSDVDCAVGAAPCLTADDQSGFVVDEAEVIYWGRCADCATPTDLTT encoded by the coding sequence GTGACCGTCATCGCAGAGCCGCTCCTTCGTGAGGCTGGACTGCGGGTGACGAAGCCACGCGCCGCCGTGCTCGGGGTCGTACAAGCGCAACCGCACGTCGACAGCGCGACCGTCTATGACCTCGTGCGCGCTGCCCTTCCGGACGTGTCCCGCCAAGCCGTATTCGACGCACTGAACACCTTCGCGGCAGTCGGCATCGTGCGCCGGATCGAGCCCGCGGGCTCGCCTGCTCGGTACGAGCTGCGGATCGGCGACAACCACCACCACCTCGTGTGCCGGCGCTGCGGCGTCGTGTCCGACGTCGACTGCGCTGTCGGAGCCGCGCCATGCCTGACCGCAGATGACCAGTCGGGTTTCGTCGTCGACGAAGCCGAAGTCATCTACTGGGGTCGTTGCGCCGACTGCGCAACGCCCACTGACCTGACAACCTGA
- the katG gene encoding catalase/peroxidase HPI, giving the protein MTDDHTTVLSEFNEEDAEQCPVMHGLRRPTEGDANQDWWPNRLNLRILAKHTPVTNPYGADFDYAKAFGELDIASVKSDIAHVLTDSQDWWPADFGNYGPLMIRMAWHNAGTYRIQDGNGGASSAQQRFAPLNSWPDNVNLDKGRRLLWPVKKKYGRNLSWGDLFMLTGNVALETMGLKPFGFGGGRVDAWEPDDDIYWGPETTWLGDNRYTGDRDLESPLAAVQMGLIYVNPEGPNGEPDPAASAVDIRETFARMAMNDYETVALIAGGHTFGKTHGAATPEGNVGNAPEAAPMEDNGLGWTSTYGSGHGRDTISSGIEVTWTHTPTTWDNDYFDTLFGYEWELVKSPAGAYQWQAKDGTGANTVPDPEDGSLSRPPTMLTTDIAFRVDPAYEKISRHFQENLDEFADAFARAWFKLTHRDMGPIDRYLGSDVPSEVLIWQDPVPAAQAPAVGDAEIAELKQAVRSSGLTVAQLVSTAWASASTFRGGDMRGGANGARVRLAPQKDWDVNDPEQLAVALGALEDVQTQFNAAHDGGVQVSMADLIVLAGGVGVEDGAKAAGLDITVPFTVGRTDATDEMTDVESFQYLEPTSDGFRNYERRDNTLPAEHRLVETAHRLTLSTPEMTVLVGGLRVLGANTEDSTHGVLTDKPGVLTNDFFVNLVDLGTKWTPIEGSDNYAGTGADGQKWRGSRADLVFSSNAELRAVSEAYASDDAHEQFVHDFVAAWTKVMELDRFDVKK; this is encoded by the coding sequence GTGACTGATGACCACACCACCGTCTTGAGTGAATTCAACGAGGAAGACGCCGAGCAGTGTCCGGTGATGCACGGCCTGCGTCGCCCGACCGAAGGTGATGCCAACCAGGACTGGTGGCCCAATCGGCTCAACCTGAGGATCTTGGCCAAGCACACGCCGGTCACCAACCCCTACGGCGCCGACTTCGACTACGCGAAGGCATTCGGGGAACTTGACATCGCATCCGTCAAGTCCGACATCGCGCACGTTCTGACCGACTCCCAGGACTGGTGGCCCGCCGACTTCGGCAACTACGGTCCGTTGATGATCCGGATGGCGTGGCACAACGCCGGCACCTACCGGATCCAGGACGGCAACGGTGGGGCGAGTTCGGCTCAGCAGCGCTTTGCGCCGTTGAACAGCTGGCCCGACAACGTCAACCTCGACAAGGGTCGCCGGTTGCTGTGGCCGGTCAAGAAGAAGTACGGCCGGAACTTGTCCTGGGGCGACCTGTTCATGCTGACCGGCAACGTCGCTCTGGAGACCATGGGTCTGAAACCGTTCGGCTTCGGCGGTGGACGGGTGGACGCGTGGGAGCCGGATGACGACATCTACTGGGGCCCCGAGACCACCTGGCTCGGCGACAACCGTTACACCGGCGATCGCGACCTGGAGAGCCCACTCGCCGCAGTGCAGATGGGCCTGATCTACGTCAACCCCGAAGGCCCCAACGGTGAACCGGACCCGGCCGCCTCTGCTGTCGACATTCGCGAGACCTTCGCCCGGATGGCGATGAACGACTACGAGACTGTCGCTCTGATCGCAGGTGGCCACACCTTCGGAAAGACTCACGGTGCCGCAACGCCTGAAGGCAACGTGGGCAACGCACCGGAGGCAGCACCGATGGAGGACAACGGCCTCGGTTGGACCAGCACCTACGGCAGCGGCCACGGCCGCGACACCATCAGCAGCGGTATCGAGGTCACCTGGACCCACACTCCGACAACGTGGGACAACGATTACTTCGACACCCTCTTCGGCTATGAGTGGGAGCTCGTCAAGAGCCCGGCTGGTGCCTACCAGTGGCAGGCCAAGGACGGCACCGGCGCCAACACCGTGCCCGACCCCGAGGATGGTTCCCTGTCCCGCCCGCCGACGATGCTCACCACCGACATCGCGTTCCGCGTCGACCCTGCATACGAGAAGATCTCCCGTCACTTCCAGGAGAACCTGGACGAGTTCGCTGATGCGTTCGCCCGTGCGTGGTTCAAGTTGACGCACCGCGACATGGGGCCGATCGACCGTTACCTCGGCTCGGACGTCCCGTCCGAAGTTCTGATCTGGCAGGACCCGGTTCCCGCCGCGCAGGCGCCTGCCGTCGGCGACGCTGAGATCGCTGAGTTGAAGCAGGCTGTCCGCAGCAGTGGTCTCACCGTTGCCCAGCTGGTTTCGACCGCATGGGCCTCGGCATCGACATTCCGCGGTGGTGACATGCGTGGAGGCGCCAATGGTGCTCGCGTGCGCCTGGCTCCGCAGAAGGACTGGGATGTCAACGACCCGGAGCAGCTTGCGGTTGCCCTGGGCGCGCTCGAAGATGTGCAGACCCAGTTCAACGCTGCGCACGATGGCGGGGTCCAGGTCTCGATGGCTGACCTCATCGTCCTTGCGGGTGGAGTCGGCGTCGAAGATGGCGCCAAGGCTGCCGGCCTCGACATCACCGTGCCGTTCACTGTCGGTCGTACCGACGCAACGGATGAGATGACCGACGTCGAGTCGTTCCAGTACCTGGAGCCGACCTCTGACGGCTTCCGGAACTATGAGCGACGTGACAACACGTTGCCCGCCGAGCACCGGCTGGTCGAAACTGCGCACCGTCTGACGCTGAGCACCCCGGAAATGACGGTGCTGGTGGGTGGACTGCGCGTATTGGGCGCCAACACCGAGGACTCCACGCACGGTGTCCTCACCGACAAGCCGGGCGTGCTGACCAACGACTTCTTCGTGAACCTCGTTGACCTCGGCACCAAGTGGACCCCGATCGAGGGTTCAGACAACTACGCCGGGACCGGCGCAGACGGCCAGAAGTGGCGCGGTAGCAGGGCCGACCTGGTCTTCAGCTCGAACGCCGAGCTTCGGGCTGTGTCCGAGGCCTACGCATCCGACGACGCACACGAGCAGTTCGTGCACGACTTCGTAGCAGCGTGGACCAAGGTCATGGAACTGGACCGGTTCGACGTCAAGAAGTAA